The Gemmatimonadota bacterium genome window below encodes:
- a CDS encoding T9SS type A sorting domain-containing protein — MPIRCTVLALAVLLTACPSLAGQWEMVHVFPQWLVLLDIACASPNDVWVAGVNEMTNTNQIYHSTDGGETWTMQYSGMDLSVFMVGMDAADKSTAFIAGTYVFAFSADGCGAMTSTGGSSWNPVDPADPFVASFRSVNARSSQEAHLVGSWGFGDTKGLYSTFNGGASWTHYSTVPATHALLFADFSGSQNIWATGGAWPEKGGRSDHYSEAFEPHVRRLFSETAADPMSERETLPGQYESSIWYSSNGGGSWTQQLSNVGIGYMGGIDMVDAAFGIAVGAGDFTAQIYRTTNGGATWPRISFPSENDHILADIEMVSAAEGWAVGYSPDGPGGQPGTAIVGTTDGGLSWAREPINEATALLGVSMYDEHRGFTCGGNNLKISRVLRYDDGYYTGTAVETAEAEGRLMLSQNQPNPFNPRTTLAFRLPREQRARLAVYDVQGQRVALLADRVFSPGEQSLVWDGTDDRGVPAPAGVYFARLVAGEVSESRKLVLVR; from the coding sequence ATGCCGATTCGATGCACTGTCCTGGCCCTCGCGGTTCTTCTGACAGCGTGCCCGTCCCTCGCCGGCCAATGGGAAATGGTGCATGTCTTCCCGCAGTGGCTGGTGCTTCTGGACATCGCGTGCGCAAGCCCGAACGATGTGTGGGTGGCCGGAGTGAACGAGATGACCAACACCAACCAGATCTATCACTCCACCGATGGCGGGGAGACCTGGACCATGCAGTACTCCGGCATGGACCTGAGCGTCTTCATGGTCGGAATGGATGCGGCGGACAAGTCGACGGCTTTCATTGCGGGGACTTATGTCTTCGCCTTCTCCGCTGACGGCTGCGGTGCCATGACCTCCACAGGCGGAAGCAGCTGGAACCCCGTGGACCCGGCCGACCCCTTTGTGGCCAGTTTCCGATCCGTCAATGCCCGGAGTTCTCAAGAGGCTCATCTTGTGGGCAGCTGGGGGTTCGGAGACACGAAAGGGCTGTACTCCACATTCAACGGCGGTGCCAGCTGGACTCATTACTCCACCGTTCCCGCTACGCACGCCCTCTTGTTTGCCGACTTCTCCGGCTCGCAGAACATCTGGGCGACCGGAGGCGCGTGGCCGGAGAAGGGCGGTCGCTCCGATCACTACTCCGAGGCCTTCGAGCCTCATGTGCGGCGACTCTTCAGCGAGACAGCAGCCGATCCGATGTCGGAACGAGAGACACTTCCCGGTCAGTATGAGTCGTCCATCTGGTACTCGAGCAACGGCGGCGGCAGCTGGACTCAGCAACTGTCGAATGTCGGCATCGGGTACATGGGCGGCATCGACATGGTCGACGCCGCCTTCGGGATCGCGGTAGGCGCGGGGGACTTCACCGCCCAGATCTACCGGACCACCAACGGCGGGGCCACCTGGCCGCGTATCAGTTTCCCGTCGGAGAACGACCACATTCTCGCCGACATTGAAATGGTCAGCGCGGCGGAAGGCTGGGCCGTGGGTTATAGCCCTGACGGGCCGGGAGGCCAGCCCGGCACCGCGATCGTGGGTACCACCGACGGCGGATTGTCCTGGGCACGAGAGCCCATCAACGAAGCCACGGCTCTGCTGGGTGTCTCCATGTACGACGAGCATCGTGGATTCACCTGCGGGGGCAACAACCTGAAGATCTCCCGGGTGCTCCGGTACGACGACGGGTACTACACGGGGACCGCAGTAGAAACTGCGGAGGCCGAGGGTCGCCTCATGCTCTCGCAGAACCAGCCCAATCCGTTCAATCCCCGGACCACCCTTGCGTTCCGCCTTCCCCGCGAGCAGCGGGCTCGACTGGCCGTCTACGATGTGCAGGGCCAGCGCGTTGCGCTTCTTGCCGACCGCGTGTTCTCGCCGGGTGAGCAGAGTCTGGTCTGGGACGGCACCGATGATCGCGGCGTGCCCGCCCCGGCCGGTGTGTACTTCGCGCGACTGGTCGCGGGAGAAGTGTCGGAGTCCAGAAAGCTGGTGCTCGTCCGTTAG